The proteins below are encoded in one region of Pyxidicoccus trucidator:
- a CDS encoding ATPase domain-containing protein: protein MTDSSPRGVERIPTGVPGLDTVLHGGFRKGRTYMLMGLPGAGKTILANQVCFHHAAQGGRVLYLTLLAESHTELVANLSSLTFFDGSRLPDAITYQSAFSILEQGGLEALAELIRKETKTQKATLLVLDGLVAAEEVAPSTQALKKFIHGLQVVTNLVGCTALVLTTGGGGGGGLRAEHTMVDGLLIMKQRTFGARTLRELTVRKFRGSDYLLGKHSFEITRQGIVLYPRLETLVDEETPPPHQGDARCTFGIEGLDRMLSGGLPTGSSTLLLGPSGSGKTLLGLSFLAAGVRAGERGHYFSFYDSPERMLAQTAGIGMDLRPFVERGELEVSFRVPAENILDKLGAQLLAAIRERGVKRLFLDGYDALHKAAVRRTRAARFLTALVNECRLRGVTLVFSVETTTAFGPQVELPMRGISMVAENLLFLRTAELRSELRRFICALKVRNSAHDPALRELVISGKGLEVGQTFDDAQQLMTGQPRSIEPVPRAPEHRGK from the coding sequence ATGACGGACAGCAGTCCCCGTGGGGTGGAGCGGATTCCGACCGGAGTCCCCGGCCTCGATACGGTCCTCCACGGCGGCTTCCGGAAGGGCCGCACCTACATGCTGATGGGCCTGCCGGGCGCGGGGAAGACCATCCTCGCCAACCAGGTGTGCTTCCACCATGCCGCCCAGGGCGGACGGGTGCTCTACCTCACGCTGCTGGCCGAGTCGCACACGGAGCTGGTCGCCAACCTCAGCTCGCTCACCTTCTTCGACGGCTCCCGCCTCCCGGACGCCATCACCTACCAGAGCGCCTTCAGCATCCTGGAGCAGGGCGGGCTGGAGGCCCTGGCGGAGCTCATCCGCAAGGAGACCAAGACCCAGAAGGCCACGCTGCTCGTGCTCGACGGGCTGGTGGCGGCGGAGGAGGTGGCCCCCTCCACACAGGCCCTCAAGAAGTTCATCCACGGCCTCCAGGTGGTGACGAACCTGGTGGGCTGCACCGCGCTGGTGCTCACCACGGGCGGCGGCGGCGGAGGCGGCCTGCGCGCCGAGCACACCATGGTGGACGGCCTGCTCATCATGAAGCAGCGGACATTCGGCGCGCGGACCCTCCGCGAGCTGACCGTCCGCAAGTTCCGCGGCAGTGACTACCTGCTCGGGAAGCACAGCTTCGAAATCACGCGCCAGGGCATCGTCCTGTACCCCCGGCTGGAAACGCTCGTGGACGAGGAAACGCCCCCACCCCACCAGGGCGACGCGCGGTGCACCTTCGGCATCGAGGGACTGGACCGGATGCTCTCCGGCGGCCTTCCCACCGGCTCGTCCACCCTGCTGCTCGGTCCGTCCGGCAGCGGGAAGACGCTGCTCGGGCTGAGCTTCCTGGCGGCGGGAGTCCGCGCCGGCGAGCGCGGCCACTACTTCTCCTTCTATGACTCTCCCGAGCGGATGCTGGCCCAGACGGCCGGAATCGGAATGGACCTGAGGCCCTTCGTCGAGCGGGGAGAGCTGGAGGTGAGCTTCCGGGTGCCCGCGGAGAACATCCTCGACAAGCTGGGCGCGCAGCTGCTGGCGGCCATCCGCGAGCGCGGGGTGAAGCGGCTGTTCCTCGACGGCTACGACGCGCTCCACAAGGCCGCCGTCCGGCGCACACGCGCGGCCCGCTTCCTGACGGCGCTGGTCAACGAGTGCCGCCTGCGCGGGGTGACGTTGGTCTTCTCGGTGGAGACGACGACCGCCTTCGGCCCCCAGGTAGAGCTCCCGATGCGGGGCATCTCCATGGTGGCGGAGAACCTCCTCTTCCTGCGCACCGCCGAGCTGCGCTCCGAGCTGCGCCGCTTCATCTGCGCCCTGAAGGTGCGCAACAGCGCGCATGACCCCGCCCTGCGCGAGCTCGTCATCAGCGGGAAGGGCCTGGAGGTGGGGCAGACCTTCGACGACGCACAGCAGCTCATGACGGGTCAGCCCCGGTCCATCGAGCCCGTCCCTCGCGCCCCCGAACACCGGGGGAAGTAG
- a CDS encoding response regulator: protein MGPVLIVDDEFGIVEAIRDLLSDEGYRTAIALNGREALERMAEERPALVLLDYMMPVMNGPALLEAMQRDKSLWDIPTVMMSASTPDRWRHLSCTAFLPKPFTLDQLLATVQRLTGVDPKR from the coding sequence ATGGGGCCCGTCCTCATCGTCGACGACGAATTTGGCATCGTCGAGGCCATCCGGGATTTGCTCTCCGACGAGGGCTACCGGACGGCCATCGCGCTCAATGGCCGCGAGGCCCTCGAACGAATGGCGGAGGAGCGTCCGGCCCTGGTGCTGCTCGACTACATGATGCCGGTGATGAACGGCCCCGCGCTGCTGGAGGCCATGCAGCGGGACAAGAGCCTGTGGGACATCCCCACGGTGATGATGAGCGCGAGCACCCCGGACCGCTGGCGGCACCTGAGCTGTACCGCCTTCCTGCCCAAGCCCTTCACCCTCGACCAGCTCCTGGCCACCGTCCAACGACTCACCGGGGTGGACCCGAAGCGGTAG
- the nagZ gene encoding beta-N-acetylhexosaminidase: MVGFPGTRIDGDLAALMDDGIYGAILFKRNVGTAQETAALCHELKVRAGRPFILSVDQEGGRVARLRGAPFTTLPPMRELGQRGDAAQVERVGRLLAHELRAVGFDWAFAPVLDVDTNPANPVIGDRSFSRDAQEVARLGVALARGLEAGGVASCGKHFPGHGDTTSDSHLTLPRLAHGLERLRQVELVPFRAFAQAGLASLMTAHVLFDALDPGVPATMSQRVLQGVLREELGFDGVLVSDDLEMKAIADHYSVEEATVQGTLAGVDLFLVCHRADVQRRAIEALVKAVESGRVPRERISEAHRRLDALSARFAHPAEDRFVTLGDAQHRALAEGLASSFAGKDPTEVMLASR, translated from the coding sequence ATGGTGGGCTTCCCCGGCACCCGCATCGACGGCGACCTCGCCGCGTTGATGGACGACGGCATCTACGGGGCCATCCTCTTCAAGCGCAACGTCGGCACCGCGCAGGAGACGGCGGCGCTGTGCCACGAGCTGAAGGTGCGCGCCGGCCGGCCCTTCATCCTGTCGGTGGACCAGGAGGGCGGCCGCGTGGCCCGGCTGCGGGGCGCGCCCTTCACCACCCTGCCCCCCATGCGCGAGCTGGGCCAGCGCGGCGACGCCGCCCAGGTGGAGCGCGTGGGCCGGCTGCTGGCCCATGAGCTGCGCGCGGTGGGCTTCGACTGGGCCTTCGCGCCGGTGCTGGACGTGGACACCAACCCGGCCAACCCCGTCATCGGTGACCGCAGCTTCAGCCGCGACGCACAGGAAGTGGCGCGGCTGGGCGTGGCGCTCGCGCGCGGGCTGGAGGCCGGCGGGGTGGCGTCCTGCGGCAAGCACTTCCCCGGCCATGGCGACACCACCTCGGACAGCCACCTGACGCTGCCCCGGCTGGCGCACGGCCTGGAGCGGCTGCGCCAGGTGGAGCTGGTGCCCTTCCGCGCCTTCGCCCAGGCCGGGCTGGCCTCGTTGATGACGGCGCACGTCCTCTTCGACGCGCTGGACCCGGGCGTGCCCGCCACCATGAGCCAGCGCGTGCTCCAGGGCGTGCTGCGCGAGGAGCTGGGCTTCGACGGCGTGCTCGTCAGCGACGACCTGGAGATGAAGGCCATCGCCGACCACTACTCCGTGGAGGAGGCCACGGTGCAGGGCACGCTCGCGGGCGTGGACCTGTTCCTCGTGTGCCACCGCGCGGACGTGCAGCGCCGCGCGATTGAGGCGCTGGTGAAGGCGGTGGAGTCCGGCCGCGTCCCGCGCGAGCGCATCTCCGAGGCGCACCGGCGGCTCGACGCGCTCTCGGCCCGCTTCGCCCACCCGGCGGAGGACCGGTTCGTCACGCTGGGCGATGCCCAGCACCGCGCGCTCGCCGAGGGCCTCGCCAGCAGCTTCGCGGGCAAGGACCCCACCGAGGTCATGCTGGCGTCCCGCTAG
- the bcp gene encoding thioredoxin-dependent thiol peroxidase: MPMPQAGDTAPGFQLPDQDGNSVSLSQHAGKHVVLYFYPKDDTPGCTTEACDFRDEHSALGAAGAVVLGVSADSTERHRKFATKYSLPFPLLADPGHQVLEAYGVWGEKSLYGRKFQGITRATFLIGPDGRVKQAWPKVKVSGHVAEVLAALGAKGAAPAASTPAPAKPAAPAKKPAPAKKATGTRAVKKATPAKQATARKAPAPAKKSATGKTAAKKAGRARR, encoded by the coding sequence ATGCCCATGCCCCAAGCAGGTGACACGGCCCCCGGCTTCCAGCTCCCCGACCAGGACGGCAACTCCGTCTCGCTCTCCCAGCACGCGGGGAAGCACGTCGTCCTCTATTTCTATCCGAAGGACGACACTCCCGGCTGCACCACGGAGGCGTGCGACTTCCGTGACGAGCACTCGGCGCTCGGCGCCGCGGGCGCGGTGGTGCTGGGCGTGTCCGCGGACAGCACCGAGCGCCACCGGAAGTTCGCGACGAAGTACAGCCTCCCGTTCCCCCTGCTGGCGGACCCCGGGCACCAGGTGCTCGAGGCGTACGGCGTCTGGGGCGAGAAGTCGCTGTATGGCCGCAAGTTCCAGGGCATCACCCGCGCCACCTTCCTCATCGGCCCGGACGGCCGGGTGAAGCAGGCGTGGCCGAAGGTGAAGGTGAGCGGCCACGTGGCCGAGGTGCTGGCCGCGCTCGGTGCGAAGGGCGCTGCCCCCGCCGCGAGCACGCCCGCTCCGGCGAAGCCCGCCGCGCCCGCGAAGAAGCCCGCGCCCGCGAAGAAGGCCACGGGCACCAGGGCGGTGAAGAAGGCGACGCCCGCGAAGCAGGCCACCGCGCGCAAGGCGCCGGCCCCGGCGAAGAAGTCCGCCACTGGTAAGACGGCCGCGAAGAAGGCTGGCCGCGCCCGTCGCTGA
- a CDS encoding AHH domain-containing protein, protein MRICGIVALLTLAAGCVTTRVVHLDTGQGTLVVHTPVESAPVEIDEDAFKSAVAQLVLDLKLDVALKEVGEQDRRSLLASAGGIVDGTQGRTVPASYERICRRQSEPESCLSLLAGGSTPGAMERRTMALYFALDTVWEGVEEAIRDLADPVVLRAMITTMIGTALILIVAPEPITKLVAIALTASLIAYLGTGPVWHMGRAFLRLLEESKDSRNLAELKDAGHRFGKVLGANGTRVLVLVALAALGGKNAMAAQRPRLPGAAQAAMRAQAEGGFQLSAAFTGEVQAMTVPAAGVLNITLAPTAVAAVALGTGGGIQGDLEGEIHHICTNKNEVSDRTGGPWSPIFEDIFKQAGMTLNDTVNLVRIKGHKGSHTREYHQEVLNRIARAMKGCKDTAQCRTRLVNELSRIAHDLTTPGTMMRRLIMKEPGV, encoded by the coding sequence ATGAGGATTTGCGGGATTGTTGCGCTGCTCACGCTCGCGGCCGGCTGCGTGACGACGCGGGTTGTTCACCTCGACACCGGACAGGGAACGCTGGTCGTCCACACACCGGTCGAGTCCGCTCCTGTCGAGATTGACGAGGACGCGTTCAAGAGTGCCGTCGCGCAGCTCGTGCTCGACTTGAAGCTGGACGTCGCCCTCAAGGAGGTCGGCGAGCAGGACCGGCGCTCGTTGCTCGCTTCCGCGGGCGGGATTGTCGACGGAACCCAGGGCCGTACGGTGCCTGCCTCATATGAACGGATTTGCCGGCGGCAGAGTGAGCCTGAGAGCTGCCTGAGCCTGCTCGCAGGTGGGTCTACACCCGGCGCCATGGAGCGGCGGACGATGGCTCTCTACTTCGCGCTGGATACAGTCTGGGAAGGCGTCGAGGAGGCGATAAGGGATTTGGCGGACCCTGTCGTGCTGCGGGCGATGATCACGACAATGATAGGGACAGCGCTCATCCTGATTGTCGCACCCGAGCCCATCACGAAGCTCGTCGCGATTGCGTTGACGGCGTCCTTGATTGCATATCTTGGCACCGGCCCTGTGTGGCACATGGGTCGGGCATTCCTGCGACTCCTGGAGGAGTCAAAAGACTCCCGAAACCTTGCTGAGTTGAAGGATGCCGGGCACCGCTTCGGGAAGGTGCTCGGCGCCAACGGCACTCGTGTGCTGGTCCTCGTCGCCTTGGCAGCGCTCGGTGGAAAGAACGCCATGGCCGCACAGCGGCCCAGGCTGCCGGGCGCGGCCCAGGCTGCAATGCGGGCACAGGCCGAAGGCGGATTCCAGCTGTCAGCGGCCTTCACGGGCGAAGTACAAGCAATGACCGTCCCCGCAGCCGGGGTGCTGAATATCACTCTTGCGCCGACGGCTGTTGCAGCGGTTGCCCTGGGGACTGGAGGCGGGATTCAGGGCGACCTCGAGGGCGAGATTCATCACATCTGCACCAACAAGAACGAGGTATCCGATAGGACAGGCGGCCCGTGGAGCCCCATCTTTGAAGACATCTTCAAACAAGCAGGGATGACCTTGAATGACACCGTCAATCTGGTGCGCATCAAGGGGCACAAGGGGTCCCACACGCGCGAGTACCATCAAGAAGTGCTGAACCGGATTGCCAGGGCGATGAAGGGGTGCAAGGACACCGCTCAGTGCCGGACCAGGCTGGTCAATGAGCTGAGTCGAATCGCTCACGACCTGACGACGCCGGGCACGATGATGAGAAGACTCATCATGAAAGAGCCTGGGGTCTGA
- a CDS encoding imm11 family protein gives MERHFFSLDFDVYVPGRWYLAEPTTPAGQKVPDIWAFVSGCPVEPPGPLRIPFSRPGRSLDFDKTTVAGTPIISAQVAKVFRELAGNDVQLFPVEVQEQSDAYYLLNVARTVRCIDDAASAEIQLYTPEDEEPERVGEYRSVSGLRLDKSRVGDARVFRPWGWHPPIIVEGELKEALERTGIVGGRFDAV, from the coding sequence ATGGAGCGACACTTCTTCAGTCTCGACTTCGACGTGTACGTGCCAGGACGTTGGTACCTCGCCGAGCCCACCACTCCCGCGGGGCAGAAGGTTCCTGATATCTGGGCATTCGTCAGCGGATGCCCGGTAGAGCCCCCCGGGCCGCTGCGAATCCCGTTCTCCCGTCCAGGCAGGTCGCTCGACTTCGACAAGACAACGGTTGCCGGGACCCCCATCATCAGCGCGCAGGTTGCGAAGGTGTTCCGCGAGCTGGCGGGTAACGACGTGCAGCTCTTCCCGGTGGAGGTGCAGGAGCAGTCCGACGCCTACTACCTGCTGAACGTCGCGCGGACGGTCAGGTGCATTGACGACGCGGCGAGTGCGGAAATCCAGCTCTACACTCCAGAGGACGAGGAGCCGGAGCGGGTCGGTGAGTACCGCTCCGTCTCGGGTCTGCGGCTCGACAAGTCGCGGGTCGGCGACGCTCGCGTCTTCCGGCCCTGGGGCTGGCATCCCCCCATCATCGTTGAGGGGGAACTCAAGGAGGCCCTGGAGCGAACCGGAATCGTAGGCGGACGGTTCGACGCGGTTTGA
- a CDS encoding response regulator has protein sequence MAPRILVVDDNQELLSLLTQLFEEAGYEVTGANRGKQAVEVAKANPPAAAVLDILLPDMMGYHLADALRKDNPQLPLLFITGVFKGGKHAVEARTKYQAAGYFEKPFEAHKLLEAMTKVLPPEKKGPAAASLQDAFEVELDIDVEDEGPQDVMELTGRIKVTGGGNITAEIRGANLTASPMQKVPATHVRPPTPGRPPDPLPVGAGAPGSRRGELKDNLPSLLTAFYLSRETGELGIQKGKVKKVVYFEKGTPVFALSNLLADRFGQFLVRVGKIKPEQLQDASAVAAQTNRRTGDVLVERGLLKDTERLYYVGQQVKAVIYSLFAWDEGTYVMSFREKASSESIKLDVHPANLIVRGIKKLYKPERLRRLLQPEDRLIPAVAPAYQLNEVELERWEAELLPKIDGNRTVAELLAFANRPEHVVYGFLVAMMSLGILDKRS, from the coding sequence ATGGCACCCCGAATCCTCGTCGTCGACGACAACCAGGAACTCCTGTCCCTCCTCACGCAGCTCTTCGAGGAAGCGGGCTACGAGGTCACCGGCGCCAATCGCGGCAAGCAGGCCGTCGAGGTGGCGAAGGCGAACCCCCCCGCGGCAGCCGTTCTCGACATCCTGCTGCCGGACATGATGGGGTACCACCTCGCGGACGCGCTGCGGAAGGACAACCCCCAGCTCCCGCTCCTCTTCATCACCGGCGTCTTCAAGGGCGGCAAGCACGCCGTGGAGGCGCGCACGAAGTACCAGGCCGCCGGCTACTTCGAGAAGCCCTTCGAGGCCCACAAGCTCCTGGAGGCGATGACCAAGGTCCTCCCCCCGGAGAAGAAGGGCCCGGCCGCCGCCTCGCTCCAGGACGCCTTCGAGGTGGAGCTGGACATCGACGTGGAGGACGAGGGTCCTCAGGACGTCATGGAGCTGACCGGCCGCATCAAGGTGACGGGCGGCGGCAACATCACCGCCGAAATCCGCGGCGCCAACCTCACCGCCAGCCCCATGCAGAAGGTGCCGGCCACCCATGTGCGCCCGCCCACGCCGGGCCGGCCGCCGGACCCGCTGCCCGTGGGCGCGGGCGCGCCGGGCAGCCGCCGGGGCGAGCTGAAGGACAACCTCCCCTCACTGCTCACCGCCTTCTACCTGTCGCGCGAGACGGGCGAGCTGGGCATCCAGAAGGGCAAGGTCAAGAAGGTGGTGTACTTCGAGAAGGGCACGCCGGTGTTCGCCCTCTCCAACCTGCTGGCGGACCGCTTCGGGCAGTTCCTCGTGCGCGTCGGGAAGATAAAGCCCGAGCAGCTCCAGGACGCGTCGGCGGTGGCCGCGCAGACGAACCGCCGCACCGGCGACGTGCTGGTGGAGCGCGGCCTGCTGAAGGACACCGAGCGGCTCTACTACGTGGGCCAGCAGGTGAAGGCCGTCATCTACTCGCTCTTCGCGTGGGACGAGGGCACCTACGTGATGAGCTTCCGGGAGAAGGCCTCCTCGGAGTCCATCAAGCTGGACGTCCACCCGGCCAACCTCATCGTCCGGGGCATCAAGAAGCTCTACAAGCCGGAGCGCCTGCGCCGGCTGCTCCAGCCCGAGGACCGGCTCATCCCCGCCGTGGCCCCGGCCTACCAGCTCAACGAGGTGGAGCTGGAGCGGTGGGAGGCGGAGCTGCTGCCGAAGATTGACGGCAACCGCACCGTGGCGGAGCTGCTGGCCTTCGCCAACCGCCCCGAGCACGTCGTCTACGGCTTCCTGGTGGCGATGATGTCGCTGGGCATCCTGGACAAGCGCTCGTAG
- a CDS encoding MXAN_6627.5 family MYXO-CTERM protein — protein sequence MSSIRHPLLSWTVGLLACLPLLLPAVSLAQSSGDAGVPDGGIRIPLPDASVGEDGADRDNPEGEDGTGRVNTVCRSTGDCSPRFTCQGGTCRYTGVRQAERVGCLLGPEAALVLVGLAAVAAPRRKKKQ from the coding sequence ATGTCTTCCATCCGTCATCCCCTCCTCTCATGGACGGTGGGCCTGCTGGCCTGCCTGCCCCTCCTGCTGCCCGCCGTGTCCCTGGCGCAGTCCTCCGGCGACGCGGGCGTCCCCGATGGCGGCATTCGCATCCCCCTGCCAGATGCCTCGGTGGGCGAGGATGGCGCGGACCGCGACAACCCCGAGGGTGAGGACGGCACCGGGCGGGTGAACACCGTCTGCCGCAGCACCGGGGACTGCTCGCCCCGCTTCACCTGCCAGGGCGGCACCTGCCGCTACACGGGTGTGCGGCAGGCGGAGCGCGTGGGGTGTCTGCTCGGCCCCGAGGCGGCGCTGGTGCTGGTGGGACTGGCGGCGGTGGCCGCGCCCCGGCGCAAGAAGAAGCAGTAG
- a CDS encoding methyltransferase, with the protein MRLGLKADNLLERVADWFNLAPKPVAQAFFGMMASRTLMAGVRLGVYAALAEGPASAESLAERLKLSPEGTRTLLEALVACDAVERQRGGRYRIAPRAKRWLDPRSPKYVGAFLEFNYAQWDWWTGLEGVVRSGQAVDIHQFAPEDPRWRDYIHAMHQLARLAAPEVAAAIPLPRGAKSLLDLGGAHGWYAAEMCLRNRGLKATVLDLEGSARVGRDIITSAGLSHLVTHREGDVLTAELGGPYDTVLLFQVMHHLSPAQNVALLRRVRGALAPRGTLAVLEYLREDIDDPTSSAPLIGLHYFLTSGAAAYAPAEVEGFLDDAGFKIEQTRPIRHLPLQTLLVARPD; encoded by the coding sequence ATGCGGCTGGGGCTCAAGGCGGACAACCTGCTGGAGCGCGTGGCGGACTGGTTCAACCTGGCCCCCAAGCCGGTGGCGCAGGCCTTCTTCGGGATGATGGCCTCCCGCACGCTGATGGCGGGCGTGCGCCTGGGCGTCTACGCCGCGCTCGCGGAGGGGCCCGCCTCGGCGGAGTCGCTGGCGGAGCGGCTGAAGCTCTCCCCCGAGGGCACCCGCACCCTGCTGGAGGCGCTGGTGGCCTGCGACGCCGTGGAGCGCCAGCGCGGCGGCCGCTACCGGATTGCCCCCCGGGCGAAGCGGTGGCTGGACCCGCGCTCGCCGAAGTACGTGGGCGCCTTCCTGGAGTTCAACTACGCCCAGTGGGACTGGTGGACGGGGCTGGAGGGCGTGGTGCGCTCCGGCCAGGCGGTGGACATCCACCAGTTCGCGCCGGAGGACCCGCGCTGGCGGGACTACATCCACGCCATGCACCAGTTGGCGCGGCTGGCGGCCCCCGAGGTGGCGGCGGCCATTCCCCTGCCCCGGGGGGCGAAGAGCCTGCTCGATTTGGGAGGCGCGCACGGCTGGTACGCCGCGGAGATGTGCCTCCGCAACCGGGGGCTGAAGGCCACGGTGCTGGATTTGGAAGGCAGCGCGCGGGTGGGCCGGGACATCATCACCTCGGCGGGGCTGAGCCACCTCGTCACGCACCGCGAGGGCGACGTGCTCACCGCGGAGCTGGGCGGCCCGTACGACACGGTGCTGCTCTTCCAGGTGATGCACCACCTGTCGCCCGCGCAGAACGTGGCCCTGCTGCGGCGGGTGCGCGGTGCGCTGGCCCCCCGGGGCACCCTGGCCGTCCTCGAGTACCTGCGCGAGGACATCGACGACCCGACCAGCTCCGCGCCGCTGATCGGCCTGCACTACTTCCTCACGTCCGGCGCCGCGGCCTATGCGCCCGCGGAGGTGGAGGGCTTCCTGGACGACGCGGGCTTCAAAATCGAGCAGACCCGGCCCATCCGCCACCTCCCCTTGCAGACGCTCCTGGTGGCCCGGCCGGACTGA
- a CDS encoding UbiA family prenyltransferase produces the protein MLPDTPLPADPPDVPLAVDLDGTLVRTDTLHENLLALFKHAPWLLLLVPLWVLRGKAFFKAEVARRVALDAARLPYNEELLAFLHEERARGRRLVLATAADRRIADAVAAHLGLFSEVHASDGTVNLSGARKLAKLKESLGTFDYAGNDGVDVPLWRESRQVVVVHAPADVLRRARGLGREVHRVFERPRVGPRVWVKALRVHQWAKNALVFVPMLAAHKALDADLLVKAVLGFIAFSLCASSVYVLNDLLDLDSDRRHPTKCKRPFAACALPVSTGAVLAPALLLAGAAVCLLLPPAFSALLATYYALTLAYSLRLKQVVMLDVLVLAGLYTVRIFGGSLAVGVPTSSWLMMFSMFLFLSLALVKRLSEVRRLRLTNEAAAHGRGYLAQDYEQLASLGAAAGQVSVLVLALYITSKEVTALYSHPERLWLLCPVMLYWVGRVWVLAHRGLVNEDPLVFALRDRVSYAVGLVSALVLWVAR, from the coding sequence ATGCTCCCCGATACACCCCTGCCAGCCGACCCGCCGGACGTGCCGCTCGCCGTCGACCTCGACGGGACGCTGGTGCGCACGGACACGCTCCACGAGAACCTGCTCGCCCTCTTCAAGCACGCCCCCTGGCTGCTGCTGCTGGTGCCGCTGTGGGTGCTCAGGGGCAAGGCCTTCTTCAAGGCGGAGGTGGCGCGGCGGGTGGCGCTGGACGCGGCGCGCCTGCCGTACAACGAGGAGCTGCTGGCCTTCCTCCACGAGGAGAGGGCGCGCGGCCGCCGGCTGGTGCTGGCCACCGCGGCGGACCGGCGCATCGCCGACGCCGTGGCCGCGCACCTGGGCCTCTTCTCCGAGGTCCATGCCAGCGACGGCACGGTGAACCTGTCCGGCGCGCGCAAGCTGGCGAAGCTGAAGGAGTCGCTGGGCACCTTCGACTACGCGGGCAATGACGGGGTGGACGTGCCGCTGTGGCGCGAGTCCCGGCAGGTGGTGGTGGTGCACGCCCCCGCCGACGTGCTGCGACGGGCGCGCGGGCTGGGCCGCGAGGTGCACCGCGTCTTCGAGCGCCCCCGCGTGGGCCCCCGCGTCTGGGTGAAGGCGCTGCGCGTGCACCAGTGGGCGAAGAACGCGCTCGTCTTCGTGCCCATGCTGGCCGCCCACAAGGCGCTGGATGCGGACCTGCTGGTGAAGGCGGTGCTGGGCTTCATCGCCTTCAGCCTGTGCGCCTCCAGCGTGTACGTGCTGAATGACCTGCTGGACCTGGACTCGGACCGCCGCCACCCGACGAAGTGCAAGCGCCCCTTCGCGGCGTGCGCGCTGCCGGTGAGCACGGGCGCGGTGCTGGCGCCCGCGCTGCTGCTGGCCGGGGCGGCGGTGTGCCTGCTGCTGCCGCCCGCCTTCTCCGCGCTGCTGGCCACGTACTACGCGCTGACGCTGGCGTACTCGCTGCGGCTGAAGCAGGTGGTGATGCTGGACGTGCTGGTGCTGGCGGGCCTGTACACGGTGCGAATCTTCGGCGGCTCGCTGGCGGTGGGCGTGCCCACGTCGAGCTGGCTGATGATGTTCAGCATGTTCCTCTTCCTCTCGCTGGCGCTGGTGAAGCGGCTGAGCGAGGTGCGGCGGCTGCGGCTGACCAACGAGGCGGCGGCCCACGGGCGCGGCTACCTGGCGCAGGACTACGAGCAGCTCGCCAGCCTGGGCGCCGCCGCGGGCCAGGTGTCCGTGCTGGTGCTGGCGCTCTACATCACCTCCAAGGAGGTGACGGCGCTGTACTCGCACCCCGAGCGGCTCTGGCTGCTGTGCCCGGTGATGCTCTACTGGGTGGGGCGGGTGTGGGTGCTGGCGCATCGCGGGCTGGTGAACGAGGACCCGCTCGTCTTCGCGCTGAGGGACCGGGTGAGCTACGCGGTGGGGCTCGTCTCGGCGCTGGTGCTATGGGTCGCCCGGTGA